Within Metabacillus sp. KUDC1714, the genomic segment TTAACTCATAAGCTGAGACGTTTTTGAAGGTAAGTAGGATATCACTGCCTAAATCCTCGATAGAAATATATACCCTTGAGCCTTTAAACGCATATTTAAATATATTGGATAATAAGTTCTCGATGGACCTCCACAATAATTTCCCATCTCCTGTAATATATACCTTCTCCTTTGGATAATTCATCTTAAATTCTAAATCTAATGCTTCAATTTTGTCATTCACTTCCCCTAGCCCCTGGGTTATTAAAGACAAGATATCAATTTTCTCAAAATTAACTGGCATGTTTCCGCTGGACGCCTTTGTAGCTTCAAATAAATCATCTGTTAATATTTTTAGCCTTTTTGATTTTTGATCTAGAACTTCGATGTATTCTACTACTTTTGATGGGTCCTTTTCATTTTTCAATAAATCCACATAGGTAATAATGGAGGTTAAGGGGGTTCTTATATCATGCGATACATTGGTTATTAACTCCGTTTTTAACCGCTCACTTTTTAGTTCGCTATCCACTGATTTTTTCAAACCATCAGTAATACTGTTGATACCGGCAGCAAGACTTCCAAACTCACCTTTTCCAGCAACTTCAAGTCGATGATGAAGATTCCCATCCTTTATTCTCTCTACCCCATCCTGTATTGCTTTAAAGGACTTGATTTTTTTAAAGGCAAACCAGGCTGCTACGCCAATCGTTACCGGGAACATGAAAAACGTTAAAGCAACTAATATCGGATAACCGATAACGATTAGTACAGTCTTTACGCCAATGCTTCCGCTGCGGTATACATCTCCTATAAATTTAACTAATTTGTAGATGATTGTATAAATCAATGTATGCTTGATAAGTGTTTTATTTTTGAAATGCTTTACGAGAGACAAAACCAGCACGAATCCCAGAATGGCGAAAGGAATTGTTATTGGTATGATTAGTTTTACGATATTTTCAAACAAATCATCTACCAATGTAACCCAAAGTGGTAATAGGCATATACAAATCACTATATTAATATCATTATATAATTTATCTACTGCAAATAAGTGCAGCTCTTGATCCTTAAATGACTTTCTTCCTATTACGAGTACAAGATAAACAAATGAAAGGATAAATCCTGCCAAAAATCCTACTAAACTATATAAGTTTTTTGTAGCAATGGCTTTGTTTTCTTGCCATTCTTTCGTTTTTCGATCTAAAAATTCTTCCGTAAAAGCAACGGAGATTACCGTGTTTTCTATATCCAATTCATCTATTTGTTCAGTAATCCGATACAAGTATTCATTTTCATTCGCTTCTTTTGGATAAAAATCTCGTTTGTACCCCTCAAAAATCATATAAGCAGGGTAAGTTTTAAACTGCTCTTTTTCTATCTTTGTATTATTTGTAAACACATTTGTTCCATCACTGCCATAAAACAACGGCGCTTCATACGTTTCAAGATTTTGCATTAACAAATGAAATTCTCTTAAATCTTCCTTAATCAGCTCATCCTTTGCCTGTGATATTTTGTCTTCATATTCCTCTTTAAACATTTCATAATTTTTTTCTTCACTTAACTCAGGATTATACTTTCTGGAATTATGTTGATAATCTGAAAATAAGTTTTCCTCTGTACTTTTCCATTCCTCTTCACTAATCGTTTCGCCACTTAAAATATGTTCCTCATTCTTATATTCCCCAATTAGTCTTGTGAGATCACTTATGATCCTCTCACTTTCTTGTATATATGTTCTACTCTTTAAATAATTGCTTTCAACTACGCTATTAAAATCGCCATCATTTACGATCTCTACTTCTATAAATGCTCTAATGACACCCGTAAAACATACGATCGCAATCATAAAAACAATAATTTTCGTTATAATGGAATGACTAAATTTTTTCAACTTTATATCCAACTCCCCACACCACCTTCAAATATTTTGGCTCTCTCGGATTTATTTCTATTTTCTCTCTGATTTTTCTAATATGAACAGTTACGGTATTTTCCGGACTAAAAGATGTTTCATTCCAAACCTTTTCATAGATTTCCTCGATGGAAAATACTCTACCTACGTTTGCAGTTAGAAGCTTTAATATCTTATATTGTACTGGTGTCAGATGGACCTCCTCCCCATCGATGGTGACATTTTTCCTTTCATCATCAATCATAAGTCCCCCAGTATGATATACATTGCTTCTGGTTTCAAGACTGCCTAATGTTGTATATCGTCTCAGCTGTGATTTAACCCTTGCGATCAACTCCAGGGGATTAAATGGCTTGGTGATATAGTCATCTGCCCCTAAATTTAATCCTAAAATTTTGTCCGAATCCTCTGATTTGGCAGAAAGCATGATCAATGGGATATTATTTTCTTCCCTAATTTTCATAGTAGCTCTAATCCCATCCATCTTAGGCATCATAATATCCATGATAATAAGATGAATCTCATGATCCCTGATTACTTCTATGGCTTCTACTCCATCAAAAGCTTTGAATATTATATAGCCTTCGTTTGCTAAATAGATTTCTATAGCATCTACAATGGCTTTATCATCATCACAAACCAATATGTTCATGAAAGTTCACTCCTAAATGTGATTTCAATAGATATCCCTTCCCTTTATTATTTCTACTAAGGGAATAATACCAATCATATCTTAACAAACACTTTATGTAATTCTTAAGATTTTCTTAGTGATTTAATATGTTTACTAATAACAAACGTGATAATGGAAATAGGACAAACGCCAAACTAAATTAGTTTGGCGTTTTAAATCAATTTTCATATATGAATTATTATTAACTTTAGATATATTTTTCACTCAATATGAACCTCTCTCAAATGAATTGATAAAAGACAAATTAAGTTATTCTTAAGAAATCAATTGTGCTTTTGTTAAGTTCTTTTAATTATATTAATAACATAAAGGGTTAGATTCACTTCGAGGGAGAATGACTATAAGAGAAAAAAAGGTATATATACTTTTAACAGATACAGGTCTTTGAAAAAGGAATGTCCAAAACTAAAGGGCATTCCTTTTTACGTTTTTCAACAAACGCGCCTTTATCTACAGTATGTTTTTCTACCGTATTTAACGTATGTAATGATACAAAAACGACCAGATTTCTATCTTTGTGGAAACATTATATACAGTTATTTTTTATAGTATTTAACGTATTCAAAGGTATGAGGAAATGGACTTGGGTAACTAGAGAAAGAAACAACCTTGAAGTTTAGTGTGGAAGAGTACTTCTTCCACACTAAACTTCAAGGTTGTTAAGCGATAGCGCGGTAGGTGTGATAGATAAGCTCGTTGCCTGATGGGAAAATGCTACAGCCTCAGGATCAATTGTACTCACAGGAGGCTCAAGTCATGCCCTTAAAACGTGTATCTATGACTACATGTAATCAACGATAAAAGGTGCATTCTTTTAACTTTTTTGAGCTGATACTGTTGATAAGGGCCATTTTGTTGAATATCGTTATTAGCAAATAATCAATAAATTTAAAAATAACTTTGATTCCTAACAAGGTTTTACTGGCTCGTTAGCCGTACGCCTGTATAAAACTCTTATTGGACTTCAATTATAATGCTACCAAACAGGTTATTTTCAATATAAGCATCCAATTTCCAAATTCCTTTTGCTGGTAAATTCAAATATCCTACGGATTCACCATAGTGATGTGGGGGTTTAACTATCTCTTCGTTTGGTACACCAATATAGCTTTCAAATGCTGTAACAGTTTTTCCGTCCTCTTTACTTGTCCCAATTATTTTCACTTGCTTTTTGAATAACTGTTCCGTCTTTTCTGTAGATCCTCCCCAAAAATGAAGTAATTGTTTATTATTTGTGCCAGCATTAACTGGTGCATCAACAATAGCAAACTTGCCTTTAACTCCACGCAAACCATAAGGTACATCTTTTCCATTTGGACCTGGTTTGGAGATTGTAAAGGTAGGGCTAACTTTACATTCATCCATTTTAGTCTCTGATGATGTAGGCGTATTGTTTTCCTTAACTGCAGATGAATTTTCACTTGAACAGCCTGTTAGTAGCAAAAATGTACAAATAGATATAAATATATTCTTCACATGTCACCTCTCACAAATTTTTCATAAATAATTCGATATAATAGATAAAAGACCTGCTATTAAATTAAATGATTAACCTTTTAACCCTTATAAATTTCTTCTTTGTTTATTCTTTTTTAATTGAAGCATAGTACCATAACCATGCTCCAAAACTGAATAGCACTCCTATAATTATAATAAAACCAGCTGTCTCCATAAAAGACCTCCTTAAATTACCCTCCTTTAAATTTAACATATAATTCCATTTATGAATATACTTTCCTTCTTAAACTAACAACAAAGCTTCGCATTATTCAAGTCTCACTCGATTAACATAAAAAAAGAGCACAATTCTTGCTACGGAATTGCGCCCGTTTCTTGAATATAGTTCATACAAAATGAGTAACTTGTTTTCACCTTACATAAATATTTTGCATTTGGGCAAAATTATAGAAACAAATCTAATTGGAGAACAACATTTATGATTTTACTTTCTCTTTTCTTAATGTTAGGTGGGTTATTAATTATTAATGCTATTTACGCTTACCAGACTAAGCACATTGACTCTAATTTTTTACATACTTTATGGTACTATATTAAACTTGTACCTTTTTTCCTGTCTGCGAGTATGATGATTGGATACGGAGTAAAATATTTAACAAAAATTGTAGATGACTTAACCTTCTCACTTATTGTATCTAAAGGAATGGAGATCCTAGTTAGTGTAGCAATTGGATACATATTTCTTAAAGAAATTCCCAATTGGCGTACAGGGATCGGTATCACAATTATATTAATTGGTTTTTGGATATTAAAAGGAAAATAAGAAAGAGTTGTAAAGTGACAATAAAGTTACTTAATTTTAAAACTTCAAACACGTATAACCCCGTTCTGATTTTTAGTACGGGGTTAAAATAAACTTGTTTAATTTTTGATGTAAGAAACTTCAAAGTAGTTTAAATCTAAGGGTTCTTCCACAATAGCGCACTATTGTTGAAGATTATATATTATTTAATAGTTATTTACTTACTGATACTGTTCCCGCACCTATTTAAGGAATACTTACACTAGAATAAAGATTTCAATACAATATGTGCCTTTGACCAAATTGACAGTAGTATTGGGTGTAATATTACAGATAATTCACCCGTTGATGTCAACCGATCAGCGTTATCATTTACATGATGTTAAACATTGACAAAAACAAAGTTGAGGAAAATCCTGAAGAAAAAAGAAGATTTCTGGTGATGATACACATTTAGATCAAAATAATAAAGTTACATACCAACAAATCAATATCTAACTCTACGAAAGTACTGAACCTGTTGTTACTGCGCATTATCGTCTTAGAAAAATCATTTTTTTTTTAAAACTGGACGGTTGCTATTAAACTGCCTTCGATCTTGTGCAAACGCCATACGATACAATAAAATATGAATACTCATCAAGAACAAGTAAATGGGAAAGGAATAAATTAATTTGTAACCGTGTTTGTAATGGTATACGCCTATCTGTACACCCAGCCATTCTAACCCAACAGCTACTGCAGCCCAAAATAGAATATAAACAATCATCTTTATTTTAAACATTCGCATCTGTTCATACCAATAAATAAACCAATATCCAAACGGCGCATACATCATATAAGAAAAAAAATCAATCAATTGATATTTTGATTGGTCTCCCAAATCATAAAGTTCAAGTGGAGGTATCTTTAAAGTATGATCAAAAACGAGTCCGAATGCAACGCCTATAAGTATGTTAAAGGTTGTTTGTAAAGGAGAATATCGCTGTGGAAACAACCAAATCGATGCAAAACCAATGACACCTACACCGATAACGAACCACTCATTCCCATTGAATTGATTATCATAAACGATGTTTTCCATCACCGAATCCATCCTTCCTTAGACGCCATACGTTGAAAGAGTCTTCCTAAAAGCAATGTATAAGTCATAACAATCACGATCATCACTGACTCCATAACGAAATTCCAATCCTTATTAGTAAGTACGTGATTCCATCGAAGCGTCGCTCCGATGAATATTTGGAACAAAAACGTATAGATCGATATTCCCCAGCGGATGCTGGATTTAGAGGTCGTTAGAAACACGTTAGCAAAGGTAAGAAGAACAAAAGTAACTGTGAAATCGTTGTGTAGGATCATGGACAGGAAGTGAGGGATGCTATTTGTGTTAATTTTGAATAAATTGAGATTGAACGCGGAAATCGTCAGTTTGTTTGTTAAGATAACATCAATGGCCATAAACAAAAGGAGGTTAACAGACAATGGCAGCTTCTTTGAGAGACTAACTTGAACCATAATACAGAACCATGCAAAAAAAATAAATATCACTACTATCAATTTAAAATTCCCCCTTCCTACATGTAGTATATTGTGTATTTTTATAATCCCCCTTATACTTCAGCTTATCCATAATCAGCGTAATATGTTTATCCGTGACATTTCAAAAATTAGCATATGAATTAATGTGATTTAAACATCACATTAATTCATAAATTTGCTCACACCTTCCCACCCACTTCCAACAATAAATATGCTTTTTTTATGATACGGTTCTGCTCCCCTTATTAGATGGTAAAGCATTTTCTGAAGAAAACCAGAAGGCAATTTTCTTTATATCCTTCCGATTTTCCTCCATTTGTATTTCCTTGATTAAAGCACGAACGAACATTTTTTTCTCTTCACCATCTGCTTTATGGAACAAGTCATAAAGTTAAGCAGAGCAGCGATTACTATTTCGTTATCTATTTTATTTGAACTAGATAGCTTTTCAATCTCTCTTTTTTGATGCTTAACCTTCTGTTCAAAATTCTCAATGTCAAATTGAATGTTTATAGAGGAAGCAAAGAAAGTGAATGTCACGTCTTGATATACGATAAGAAAAATGAAAAAATGAGGGAACTTTCAAAAGAAGAGAGAGCCTTAGAAAATGGAATATAGAAAGCACCAAGCTTAAATGGTATATAAAGAATGAGATAAAACCTTCTAAACCGGTAGCCACCCCAAACATTATTCCAATTAGAATGTTATTCTGCTTAACCAAGTCAATGTTTCAGTTACTTTTATCGGATAAATCTAATAAATTTATGAATCGAGAGTAACACTACACATAAAACTAATATGGGGTATTAATGACATGAAACAGATTATTCTCTGGTCACTCTTGATATTGCCTTGGGCGTCCTTGCTTTTTTTGAAAATGAATACTGTACGCAGGTACATGCCGGTCGCTCTTTTTATGACCGTTATTCATACCTTGGCATATCAAGCGGCTTACCATTACGGATGGTGGAAAGAGACAGGTTCCAGTCTGTTCGGGTGGGATAAAGTCGTCCCGGTTCCTTGGGTGTATGGAGCATATTTAGTTATAGTTATCTGGATATTCCGCTTTACTTTCGGGAAATTTTGGATGTATTTAACTGTCAATATACTTTTGGACGGGTTATTTATGTACATCGTTTACCCGGTATGGCAACGGATGGGGCTTGTTTCGAGTGAATCGACTTTGTCTACAATAGCTATTGTTGCTATGATGGTCGGTTTTGCAATTATCATTTATCTGTATCAACTGTGGCAGGACGAAGTCTTCAAACAGCCTAAAGCGAAACTCATAAATGACCAAGAACTGACTTGAGGGACATAGGGAGGGACATAGGGACAGGTCATTTGTCCCAACAATTGATCTTTTAGGATATTAATAGAAAGATCTAGCTAGCGTTTGTTTAATAAAGAGAGACATACCTTACTTGCAACTCATTGTTTCTCTATTTCACTGACATTTGCTCAAATACAAATATTTATTGGTACCAATTAAAGTGCCTAATTATCCAATACAAGTTTATAACCTTTTTCCCATATGCATTACATTCACAGGGACAATGAACCTGTCCCTGTGTTCCCCTGTACATAAAAAAACCTACTCTTCAATTGGTAAATTCATTTCTTGCCCGTCTCTTAATACTGTGACTGTTTTCGCCTGTAAGCCCATAAGCTTCTTAATGGCTTCATATGAACGTCCCTTTTAGCGGATTTTATTCCCACAATATATAGGGGCAGTTTAATTCAAATAACATTTTTCAAAAAACACGTGTATATTTTGAATACAGATAATATATATCACTAACTCGACTTAGTTAATCTTGCTGCTATAATGGTTCTAAATTAATCACGACAAAAGTTCCTGTTTTTTGCTAATCTCTTTAGATAATGTAGGTTTTATCTTCCTTTTATACTGAAGTATTTTACTCAATATTATCTTTAAAATATCTTTTACTGTCATGAATTAAGCTGATTTTCTGTTCTTCTTTATTTAAGGTGAATCTAAAAACAGCTTCTGAGTCGATATTACATAATCTTCTAATCTCAATAGGTAAATGAACAGTACCGTTTTGACTGAACACACATTGATTTTCAATTATATAGTGCTCTTTATTTGTCATTACGATTTCTTTACCCTCTAAAAAAATATTAATAAAATCACCAGGTTCGAGATTTATTTCATTTCGTATAAAACTTGGTATATATATCTGTCCAGTCTTGGTTAATGTTAGCTTATTCAGTTCAATCACCTCAGGATTAATGGTTATTTGAATAGAATAATTAAAAAGTGTGAAGAAAATATGCATTTTTTAAGCTATAAGTTTTTATTTTGAAAGATTTTATGTAATGTTAAAGAAAAAATTAAAATATTCAATCTGCATAATTTCTCAACATTTCCACTGTAAAATATCTCTATACTCGTAAAGGTGAATGATTATGAAAATCTCAATTAAATTAGGCTTATGGTTCTTTATTTGCATTTTTATCATTGAAACTTGTTCAATGATCTATTTACATCGTAATGTCGTGCATTCTCTTGTCAATGAAGAACTATCATCATTAAAGGCTAGAGGAAATAGCCATCGCGATGTTCTAGAAATGTCATTTGATAGTACAACTTTACATCACATTGGATTAATGGAATCCCAAACAGATACAGAAGTCGTGATTACAAATACAGACGGTAAAATATTAGAAACATCTAAGTCGATCGACGATGATATTGAAAAAATAATAAGTGAAGCGATTGAAGATATACCAAGAAATGGACTCATATTACAATCAGACTTACAAGAGGAAAAGTACATTGCAACGGTTTCATCTTTTGATGGAGGAAAAGAAAATCAAGGATATGTTTACATGTTCAAAAGCAAAGATCAGATTCATCATTTTATTTCACAATTAAATAACCATTTCATACTTGCTGCATTACTGATCCTATTTTTTATGTTTATAACGATTTTCTTTTTATCTAGAGCTTTAACAAAACCCCTTGTTTCGATGAAAGAAGCAACTAGAAAACTAAGTAATGGAGATTTTTCTGTTTCTCTTCCTGTTACTTCAAATGATGAGCTTGGTGAGTTATCAAAATCTATTCAAACATTGGCTAATGATTTGAATTATTTAAAAAAGGAGAGAAATGAATTTTTAGCAAGTATCTCTCATGAACTTCGCACTCCTCTAACCTATATAAAAGGTTATGCCGATCTTGGAAGAAGAAACGATTTAGATGAAACAGAAAGAATTAATTACTTAAACATCATTCATGAAGAAGCAGATCATGTAAGTGTTTTATTAAAAGAATTATTTGAACTTGCAAAGATGGACCAAAATGCCTTTTCCATTTCTAAAGAACGAACTAACATTTGTTTATTCCTTCAATCTATTTTTGGAAAGGTACTACCTGCATTTAAAAGTAAGGGAATTCATTTGGAGTTAAATTGTAAGGAAGCTTTTTTCGTTGAAATTGATCCTATACGCTTTGAACAAGTCTTTTTAAACCTATTAGACAATGCTCTAAAATACTCTAAAGAAAATACAACTACTTCGATTGAAGTCTTGCAGGAAAATAAAAATATAATTATTTTTATCAAGGACCAAGGAAAAGGAATTCCTTATGATGATTTACCTTATATCTTTGACCGCTTATACCGTGTTGACAAATCTCGATCCAGATTGACTGGTGGTTATGGATTGGGCTTGGCTATTGTAAAAGAAATAGTAGAAGCTCATAATGGTGAAATTTCAGTTGATAGTCAAGATGGTAAAGGAACATGTTTTAAAATCGTATTAAAGGAGCAATTAAATGAAAACCGTTTTACTGATCGATGATGAACAAAGAATGCTTGATTTATTATCTTTATATTTATCTCCTTATGGTTACACGTGTATAAAGAAAGTCTCAGGAAAAGATGGTATACAGTTTTTGGAGAAGGAAGATGTCGATATTGTCATTCTTGATGTCATGATACCAGAAATGGATGGTTGGACAATCTGTAAAAAAATAAGAGACTTTTCGAATGTTCCCATCATTATGTTAACGGCTAGAAGTGCTAAGGAAGATATCGTTAAGGGATTAAAAACTGGTGCAGATGATTATTTATCAAAACCTTTTAACGAACAGGAATTGCTAGCAAGAATCGAAGCTTTGATTCGTCGGATTAGTAGGCATAAAAATGAAGAAGGGCATGTTACTTTTAAAGGTTTAACTTTAA encodes:
- a CDS encoding sensor histidine kinase — translated: MDIKLKKFSHSIITKIIVFMIAIVCFTGVIRAFIEVEIVNDGDFNSVVESNYLKSRTYIQESERIISDLTRLIGEYKNEEHILSGETISEEEWKSTEENLFSDYQHNSRKYNPELSEEKNYEMFKEEYEDKISQAKDELIKEDLREFHLLMQNLETYEAPLFYGSDGTNVFTNNTKIEKEQFKTYPAYMIFEGYKRDFYPKEANENEYLYRITEQIDELDIENTVISVAFTEEFLDRKTKEWQENKAIATKNLYSLVGFLAGFILSFVYLVLVIGRKSFKDQELHLFAVDKLYNDINIVICICLLPLWVTLVDDLFENIVKLIIPITIPFAILGFVLVLSLVKHFKNKTLIKHTLIYTIIYKLVKFIGDVYRSGSIGVKTVLIVIGYPILVALTFFMFPVTIGVAAWFAFKKIKSFKAIQDGVERIKDGNLHHRLEVAGKGEFGSLAAGINSITDGLKKSVDSELKSERLKTELITNVSHDIRTPLTSIITYVDLLKNEKDPSKVVEYIEVLDQKSKRLKILTDDLFEATKASSGNMPVNFEKIDILSLITQGLGEVNDKIEALDLEFKMNYPKEKVYITGDGKLLWRSIENLLSNIFKYAFKGSRVYISIEDLGSDILLTFKNVSAYELNISADELMERFKRGDESRSSQGSGLGLSIAKSLIEIQKGKFNIQIDGDLFKAMIYLPKHKS
- a CDS encoding response regulator transcription factor gives rise to the protein MNILVCDDDKAIVDAIEIYLANEGYIIFKAFDGVEAIEVIRDHEIHLIIMDIMMPKMDGIRATMKIREENNIPLIMLSAKSEDSDKILGLNLGADDYITKPFNPLELIARVKSQLRRYTTLGSLETRSNVYHTGGLMIDDERKNVTIDGEEVHLTPVQYKILKLLTANVGRVFSIEEIYEKVWNETSFSPENTVTVHIRKIREKIEINPREPKYLKVVWGVGYKVEKI
- a CDS encoding AbrB/MazE/SpoVT family DNA-binding domain-containing protein encodes the protein MHIFFTLFNYSIQITINPEVIELNKLTLTKTGQIYIPSFIRNEINLEPGDFINIFLEGKEIVMTNKEHYIIENQCVFSQNGTVHLPIEIRRLCNIDSEAVFRFTLNKEEQKISLIHDSKRYFKDNIE
- a CDS encoding sensor histidine kinase — its product is MMKISIKLGLWFFICIFIIETCSMIYLHRNVVHSLVNEELSSLKARGNSHRDVLEMSFDSTTLHHIGLMESQTDTEVVITNTDGKILETSKSIDDDIEKIISEAIEDIPRNGLILQSDLQEEKYIATVSSFDGGKENQGYVYMFKSKDQIHHFISQLNNHFILAALLILFFMFITIFFLSRALTKPLVSMKEATRKLSNGDFSVSLPVTSNDELGELSKSIQTLANDLNYLKKERNEFLASISHELRTPLTYIKGYADLGRRNDLDETERINYLNIIHEEADHVSVLLKELFELAKMDQNAFSISKERTNICLFLQSIFGKVLPAFKSKGIHLELNCKEAFFVEIDPIRFEQVFLNLLDNALKYSKENTTTSIEVLQENKNIIIFIKDQGKGIPYDDLPYIFDRLYRVDKSRSRLTGGYGLGLAIVKEIVEAHNGEISVDSQDGKGTCFKIVLKEQLNENRFTDR
- a CDS encoding response regulator transcription factor gives rise to the protein MKTVLLIDDEQRMLDLLSLYLSPYGYTCIKKVSGKDGIQFLEKEDVDIVILDVMIPEMDGWTICKKIRDFSNVPIIMLTARSAKEDIVKGLKTGADDYLSKPFNEQELLARIEALIRRISRHKNEEGHVTFKGLTLNKSTFELRYLNEGITVTPKEFALLELFLNYPNKVFSREHLLTTIWGLRAETEDRTIDSHIRNIRDKLRHAGFPVDKHMKTVWGVGYKWSSDAY